From a region of the Papilio machaon chromosome 26, ilPapMach1.1, whole genome shotgun sequence genome:
- the LOC106718276 gene encoding carbonyl reductase [NADPH] 1: protein MASKIAVVTGANKGLGFSIVKGLCFKFDGVVYLTARDEKRGLEAVDKLKALGLHPEFHLLDVSNENSVKNFADYIKTKHGRLDVLINNAAILEWNEIYPTYDAAKRNIDINYRSLLTIEKWLYPLLTDGARVVNVSSACGHLSNLKNKKWLEILQKKDLTTKEINDFVEEYLESVRNGTFNKDDFADDGKHAEHRVSKMAMTALTMVQQRKYQDKNISINAVHPGHVKTDMADGGGDLEADKAAQTILYLVLDASPNMKGVFLWHDKKIVDWYDYEGDYFCKDVW, encoded by the coding sequence ATGGCGTCTAAAATTGCTGTTGTAACAGGTGCTAACAAAGGCTTAGGATTTTCCATAGTGAAAGggctttgttttaaattcgaTGGCGTAGTATATTTGACGGCGAGAGACGAAAAAAGAGGCTTAGAAGCTGTAGACAAGCTAAAAGCTCTAGGCTTACATCCCGAGTTTCATCTGCTTGACGTAAGTAACGAAAACAGTGTTAAAAATTTCGCTGATTacatcaaaacaaaacatggTAGATTAGACGTCCTAATAAATAATGCTGCAATACTAGAATGGAATGAAATTTATCCAACATATGACGCTGCAAAACGTAATATTGACATAAATTATCGGAGCTTATTAACTATCGAAAAATGGTTATACCCATTGTtaacagatggcgctagaGTTGTAAATGTTTCCAGCGCATGTGgacatttatcaaatttaaaaaataaaaaatggctTGAAATACTGCAAAAAAAGGATTTAACAACAAAAGAAATCAACGATTTCGTCGAAGAATATCTTGAAAGTGTACGAAATGGGACATTTAATAAAGATGATTTTGCGGATGATGGCAAACATGCTGAGCATAGAGTTTCGAAAATGGCGATGACAGCTTTGACTATGGTTCAGCAGAGAAAATaccaagataaaaatatttctataaatgcTGTTCACCCCGGACATGTAAAAACCGATATGGCAGATGGTGGAGGAGATTTAGAAGCAGATAAAGCAGCCCAAACAATACTCTATCTAGTATTGGATGCTTCTCCAAATATGAAAGGTGTCTTTTTATggcatgataaaaaaattgttgattgGTATGATTATGAAGgagattatttttgtaaagatgtttGGTAA